The following coding sequences lie in one Deinococcus aerolatus genomic window:
- a CDS encoding GNAT family N-acetyltransferase, protein MIRSMQATDIPDILSLLHWMDAAPEREVFAPDSRDPRELHLECEDGLCLVEEDDDGVRAYCALSPFRDGLVLEGPISEGGHMGALLARAAQHTDGQPVYAFSARDNLPVRAALEGAGFAPLHSTAFYSAPLDRIARKAQVPPGYRTTDSLPVAEYRALYRAAEDAWAGRLDWTPEQYAAHFADDTVGLVALWRDNQPVGFAELEYSPDDARADVTYLAVHPAERGQGLGRVLLALAAAEAQARPELRTLRVRAHDHLHAARALYAREGFTHCRSIVTYLLEGEEEA, encoded by the coding sequence ATGATCCGTTCCATGCAGGCCACTGATATTCCCGATATCCTCTCGCTGCTGCACTGGATGGACGCGGCCCCGGAGCGCGAGGTCTTCGCCCCGGATTCCCGAGACCCGCGCGAACTGCACCTGGAGTGCGAGGACGGCCTGTGCCTGGTGGAGGAAGACGACGACGGCGTGCGTGCGTACTGCGCCCTGTCGCCCTTCCGCGACGGTCTGGTGCTGGAGGGGCCGATCAGCGAGGGCGGCCACATGGGGGCGCTGCTGGCCCGCGCCGCACAGCACACCGACGGTCAGCCGGTCTACGCCTTCAGCGCCCGCGATAACCTGCCGGTGCGCGCCGCGCTGGAGGGAGCGGGCTTTGCGCCCTTGCACAGCACCGCCTTCTACTCCGCGCCGCTGGACCGGATCGCCCGCAAGGCCCAGGTGCCGCCGGGGTACCGCACCACCGACAGCCTGCCGGTCGCCGAGTACCGCGCCCTGTACCGCGCCGCCGAGGACGCCTGGGCCGGACGCCTGGACTGGACCCCAGAGCAGTACGCCGCGCACTTTGCCGACGACACGGTGGGGCTCGTGGCGCTGTGGCGGGACAACCAGCCGGTGGGCTTTGCCGAGCTGGAATACAGCCCCGACGACGCCCGCGCCGACGTGACGTATCTGGCGGTTCACCCCGCCGAGCGCGGTCAGGGCCTGGGCCGCGTGCTGCTGGCCCTGGCCGCTGCCGAGGCGCAGGCCCGCCCCGAACTGCGGACCCTGCGGGTGCGGGCCCATGACCACCTGCATGCCGCCCGCGCCCTGTACGCGCGTGAGGGCTTCACCCACTGCCGCAGCATCGTGACGTACCTGCTGGAAGGGGAAGAGGAGGCGTAG
- a CDS encoding GMC family oxidoreductase has product MTVQTAIKRADVIIVGAGSGGCVAARRLLDAGLRVLLLEAGGRDTHPLIRAPAGFPRLFRSAVDWNFETVPQTHANGRRFYWPRGKVLGGSSAINATIYIRGSKRDYDGWGAGWAWADVLPAFKGLENFRGGASGTRGTHGELPVGARAAQHPLSAAFVTAAAAALHVPEAQTFNDGTLEGAGLLESNHLRGERYSAFRAFVRPVLNHPNLTVLTGAQMLELLWDGSRAAGVRFRWQGRTLDAPAGGVILAAGAVQTPQLLMLSGVGPRAELERHRLRVRDHLPGVGGGLQDHLAVPVIFRSRTPSLDAMPEPLALAHYLRDRSGPLASNIAEASAFAHARPGLSPQTDEPDLQFHFGPAYFRNHGFTKEPGHHFSVGPVLVEPHNRGRVTLASADVRDAPLIDPQYLNDERDLQSLIAGVRLAREIADTPPLLAHRLAEALPGGGIRSDAAISAHIRAEAATLYHPVGTAALGDGPEAVVDRQLAVHGTQGLWVADASVMPRIIHANTNATAMMIGARAAEFVARGL; this is encoded by the coding sequence ATGACAGTTCAGACGGCAATAAAGCGGGCCGATGTGATCATCGTCGGCGCGGGATCCGGCGGCTGCGTGGCGGCGCGGCGGCTGCTGGATGCGGGGCTGCGGGTGCTGCTGCTGGAGGCTGGGGGGCGCGACACCCACCCGCTGATTCGCGCCCCGGCGGGCTTTCCGCGCCTGTTCCGCTCGGCGGTGGACTGGAACTTTGAGACGGTGCCGCAGACCCACGCGAACGGGCGACGTTTCTACTGGCCGCGCGGCAAGGTGCTGGGCGGCAGCAGCGCCATCAACGCCACCATCTACATCCGCGGGTCGAAGCGCGATTACGACGGCTGGGGCGCGGGCTGGGCGTGGGCGGACGTGCTGCCCGCCTTCAAGGGCCTGGAGAACTTTCGCGGCGGGGCTTCCGGGACCCGTGGGACCCACGGTGAGTTGCCCGTCGGGGCGCGGGCGGCCCAGCATCCCCTGAGCGCGGCGTTCGTGACGGCGGCGGCGGCAGCGCTGCACGTTCCAGAGGCGCAAACGTTTAATGACGGCACCCTGGAAGGCGCGGGCCTGCTGGAAAGCAACCACCTGCGCGGCGAGCGCTACAGCGCCTTCCGGGCCTTTGTGAGGCCGGTCCTGAATCACCCCAACCTGACGGTATTGACCGGTGCGCAGATGCTGGAACTGCTGTGGGACGGGTCACGCGCCGCTGGCGTGCGCTTTCGCTGGCAGGGACGCACGCTGGATGCCCCAGCGGGCGGCGTGATCCTGGCGGCTGGCGCAGTCCAGACCCCGCAACTGCTGATGCTCTCGGGGGTCGGGCCTCGGGCAGAACTGGAGCGGCATCGCCTGCGCGTGCGTGACCACCTGCCGGGCGTGGGCGGGGGCCTGCAGGACCATCTGGCCGTCCCGGTGATCTTCCGCTCGCGCACGCCCTCTCTGGACGCCATGCCGGAGCCGCTGGCGCTGGCCCACTACCTGCGCGACCGCAGCGGCCCGCTGGCCAGCAACATCGCCGAGGCCTCCGCCTTTGCCCACGCCCGCCCCGGCCTGAGCCCGCAGACCGACGAACCGGACCTGCAGTTTCATTTCGGCCCGGCCTATTTCCGGAACCACGGCTTCACGAAGGAGCCCGGCCATCACTTCTCGGTGGGCCCGGTGCTGGTAGAACCGCACAACCGGGGGCGCGTCACGCTGGCCTCAGCGGATGTCCGCGACGCGCCGTTGATCGATCCGCAGTATCTGAACGACGAACGTGACCTGCAAAGCCTGATCGCGGGCGTGCGGCTGGCCCGCGAGATCGCCGACACGCCGCCGCTGCTGGCCCACCGACTGGCCGAGGCGCTACCTGGCGGCGGCATCCGCAGCGACGCGGCCATCAGCGCCCACATCCGGGCCGAAGCGGCGACGCTGTACCACCCGGTGGGCACGGCGGCGCTGGGAGACGGGCCGGAGGCTGTGGTGGACCGCCAGCTGGCCGTCCACGGCACGCAGGGTCTGTGGGTGGCCGATGCCAGCGTCATGCCGCGCATTATCCACGCCAACACCAACGCCACGGCCATGATGATCGGTGCCAGGGCGGCGGAGTTTGTGGCGCGGGGGCTGTAG
- a CDS encoding HD domain-containing protein has product MRLPDMQTAEHLLPQTAEMNPGAWVQHSQYVALAARHIAAVHPRLDPTRAYTLGLLHDIGRRTGPNRDRHLLDGHDFLLDLGYTDAARIALTHAFVIPDMATLQGEWDGTPEEWQRLGGLVACARQTEEDRLIQLCGLLALASGFCTVEERLVDIALRYTFHARTPDQWHAKLNVKVEFDRECGVNIYRLLPGLMERLLA; this is encoded by the coding sequence TTGAGGCTGCCGGACATGCAGACCGCCGAGCACTTGCTTCCCCAGACGGCTGAAATGAATCCCGGCGCGTGGGTCCAACATTCGCAGTACGTCGCTCTGGCCGCGCGCCATATCGCTGCGGTCCACCCGCGCCTCGACCCCACACGGGCCTACACATTGGGATTGCTGCACGACATCGGACGGCGCACCGGACCAAACCGGGACCGCCACCTGCTGGACGGCCACGACTTTCTGTTGGACCTGGGCTACACCGACGCGGCCCGCATCGCCCTCACGCACGCCTTCGTGATTCCCGACATGGCCACGCTTCAGGGCGAGTGGGACGGCACGCCGGAGGAATGGCAGCGCCTGGGTGGTCTGGTGGCCTGCGCCCGCCAGACCGAGGAAGACCGCCTGATCCAGCTGTGCGGCCTGCTGGCGCTGGCCAGCGGCTTTTGCACGGTCGAGGAGAGGCTGGTAGACATCGCACTGCGTTACACCTTCCACGCCAGAACGCCCGACCAGTGGCATGCGAAGCTGAATGTGAAAGTTGAATTTGACCGCGAATGCGGCGTCAACATCTACCGCCTGCTGCCGGGATTGATGGAACGCCTGCTGGCCTGA
- a CDS encoding cysteine desulfurase family protein — protein MIYLDYAATHPMTGAALSAYARAAALPGNPASIHAAGQAAREVLEEGRARVAAAFGVDPRTLIANSGGTEGDNAVLLGVARAWQEGHGGPGHLITTPTEHSAVLAPARWLEARGWAVSWLTPDADGRYSPQELASVLRPDTALVSVHHANNELGTVQDTPALAAVAAARSVPYHSDAVQAPGVLPVNLPHWGVTYATFSAHKWGGPRGVGFVYVRRGAELPPVTFGGGQEGGTRPGTQDTAGVYAAGVALSAAEAERESTFAHLWQLRERFVGVVADIPGLRVNHPHAGSPKVASVTLPGADGEALLMNLDLLGVAASAGSACSAGTMQASHVLSAIGLSDADARASLRFSFGRETTEEEIDQAAAVLRQAAEWSRA, from the coding sequence ATGATCTATCTGGACTACGCGGCCACGCACCCCATGACCGGCGCGGCGCTCTCGGCCTATGCCCGGGCCGCCGCCCTGCCGGGCAATCCGGCCAGCATTCACGCGGCGGGACAGGCAGCCCGCGAGGTGCTGGAGGAGGGCCGCGCCCGCGTCGCCGCCGCGTTCGGCGTGGACCCGCGCACGCTGATCGCCAACAGCGGCGGCACCGAGGGCGACAACGCAGTGCTGCTGGGCGTGGCGCGGGCGTGGCAGGAGGGGCACGGCGGCCCCGGCCACCTGATTACCACCCCCACCGAACACTCCGCCGTGCTGGCCCCGGCCCGCTGGCTGGAGGCCCGCGGCTGGGCGGTGTCGTGGCTGACCCCCGATGCCGATGGGCGCTACTCGCCGCAGGAGCTGGCCTCGGTCCTGCGCCCCGACACGGCGCTGGTGTCGGTCCACCACGCCAACAACGAGCTGGGCACGGTTCAGGACACCCCTGCCCTGGCCGCAGTTGCCGCCGCACGGAGCGTGCCGTACCACAGCGACGCGGTGCAGGCCCCCGGCGTCCTGCCGGTGAACCTGCCGCACTGGGGCGTGACCTACGCCACCTTCAGCGCCCACAAGTGGGGCGGCCCGCGCGGCGTGGGCTTCGTGTACGTGCGCCGGGGCGCGGAACTGCCCCCGGTGACCTTCGGCGGCGGGCAGGAGGGCGGCACCCGCCCCGGCACCCAGGACACGGCCGGGGTCTACGCGGCCGGCGTGGCGCTGAGCGCGGCGGAGGCCGAGCGCGAGTCGACCTTCGCCCACCTGTGGCAACTGCGCGAACGCTTTGTGGGGGTGGTGGCGGACATTCCTGGCCTGCGGGTCAATCACCCGCACGCCGGCAGTCCGAAGGTGGCGTCGGTGACGCTGCCGGGGGCAGACGGTGAAGCGCTGCTGATGAACCTGGACCTGCTGGGGGTAGCGGCCAGCGCCGGCAGTGCGTGCAGCGCCGGAACCATGCAAGCAAGCCACGTCCTGAGCGCCATCGGCCTGAGCGACGCCGACGCCCGCGCCAGCCTGCGCTTCAGCTTCGGACGGGAGACCACCGAGGAAGAAATCGATCAGGCCGCCGCTGTACTGAGGCAGGCCGCCGAATGGAGCCGGGCTTGA
- a CDS encoding PASTA domain-containing protein gives MTTIDGKYGVLRELSRQGNVTLSEVRAAEGVTRQVAWFDISTPADRQAFHAYRSVLRALNPVGLTDIVARPGAYYAVWQSVGGVPLEGVLAQPKKRQEVVDNVRTLAARLAEHGYALNDADIVVEGDEPRIAYLRALQLPRTPEDIAARNAQALTALNGGRIKRPRQPGAWLTFLPGLLFLSGAGYLGAQAAQIYLNPPVREVAAVSGKEARAAARQLTEDGFRVTYTEGQSGSQGIGTIIRQDPPAGTNLPVGRLITLTVNNPPSIEVPKLEEQNLDQARSTLKDRSMVLGKVLKVDGTLTNTPEGRIVSQLPEAGSPAQRGQPVQVMVSTGVNGKRTWLPPLVGLTVEQAREYARAAGLVVTKVSEQPSDQPPGSVLEQTPAQFVQVEVGSPVTLTVAVARYSAPSRPAGTLPLPPPPVPETPAPEVPSGPQPLPQEPVPEPIPQQQIPEPQEPPDVTAPTPAEIPATPAAALPETRSVGFQYTFPADLPAGTYSVVVSDANGERTILQPTDASQLAGRNANSSEPLQVTGDAVFIVRRDGADYATVSPN, from the coding sequence ATGACCACCATTGACGGCAAGTACGGCGTGCTGCGGGAACTGTCCCGTCAGGGCAACGTGACGCTGTCCGAGGTCCGGGCCGCCGAGGGCGTGACCCGGCAGGTGGCGTGGTTCGACATTTCCACCCCGGCGGACCGGCAGGCGTTTCACGCGTACCGCTCGGTGCTGCGCGCCCTGAATCCGGTGGGGCTGACCGACATCGTGGCGAGGCCCGGCGCGTACTACGCGGTGTGGCAGTCGGTGGGCGGCGTGCCGCTGGAGGGCGTGCTGGCCCAGCCCAAGAAGCGTCAGGAGGTCGTGGACAACGTCCGCACCCTGGCTGCCCGGCTGGCCGAACACGGCTACGCCCTGAACGACGCCGACATCGTGGTCGAGGGTGACGAGCCGCGCATCGCCTACCTGCGGGCCCTGCAACTGCCACGCACGCCGGAAGACATTGCGGCGCGCAACGCACAGGCGCTCACGGCCCTGAACGGCGGACGCATCAAACGGCCCCGGCAGCCCGGAGCGTGGCTGACCTTTCTCCCTGGCCTGCTGTTCCTGAGCGGCGCGGGCTATCTCGGTGCGCAGGCCGCACAGATCTACCTGAACCCCCCGGTGCGCGAGGTGGCCGCCGTGAGCGGCAAGGAGGCCCGCGCCGCCGCCCGGCAGCTGACCGAGGACGGGTTCCGGGTGACCTACACCGAGGGCCAGTCGGGCAGCCAGGGCATCGGGACCATCATCCGGCAGGACCCACCGGCGGGCACCAACCTGCCGGTGGGCCGACTGATCACGCTGACGGTCAACAATCCGCCGTCCATCGAGGTGCCCAAGCTGGAGGAGCAGAATCTGGATCAGGCCAGAAGCACCCTCAAGGACCGCTCGATGGTGCTGGGCAAGGTGCTGAAGGTGGACGGTACCCTGACCAACACCCCCGAAGGCCGCATTGTCTCGCAGTTGCCCGAGGCCGGGTCCCCGGCCCAGCGCGGCCAGCCGGTGCAGGTCATGGTCAGCACCGGGGTCAATGGCAAGCGGACCTGGCTCCCACCCCTGGTGGGCCTGACCGTGGAGCAGGCACGCGAGTACGCCCGCGCCGCCGGACTGGTGGTCACCAAGGTCAGCGAGCAGCCCAGCGATCAACCCCCCGGCAGCGTGCTGGAGCAGACTCCCGCCCAGTTCGTTCAGGTCGAGGTGGGCAGTCCTGTCACCCTGACCGTGGCGGTGGCCCGCTACAGCGCCCCCAGCCGGCCAGCCGGCACGCTGCCGCTGCCGCCGCCCCCGGTGCCCGAAACGCCTGCTCCCGAGGTGCCCAGCGGGCCGCAACCCCTGCCGCAGGAGCCCGTGCCCGAGCCTATCCCGCAGCAGCAGATTCCGGAGCCGCAGGAGCCGCCGGACGTCACGGCGCCCACCCCCGCCGAGATTCCGGCCACCCCGGCCGCCGCCCTCCCGGAAACCCGCAGCGTCGGTTTCCAGTACACCTTCCCCGCCGATCTGCCTGCCGGGACGTACAGCGTGGTGGTCAGCGACGCCAACGGGGAGCGCACCATCCTGCAGCCCACCGACGCCTCACAGCTGGCCGGGCGCAACGCCAACAGTTCGGAGCCGTTGCAGGTCACGGGGGACGCGGTGTTCATCGTGCGGCGTGACGGAGCAGATTACGCCACCGTCAGCCCGAACTAG
- a CDS encoding AzlD domain-containing protein, whose amino-acid sequence MSVAAVIALMWAVTYPPRWLGLNLGRVRLPPFWLAFLRFIPVSVIAALIVPQVLGSPEWPRRLFAGVVGGLIVWRSGHLALGILGGFAAYWVVRALGG is encoded by the coding sequence GTGAGCGTCGCCGCCGTCATCGCACTGATGTGGGCCGTGACCTACCCTCCGCGCTGGCTGGGGCTCAACCTGGGCCGGGTGCGGCTCCCACCGTTCTGGCTGGCCTTCCTGCGATTCATCCCGGTCAGCGTGATTGCCGCACTGATTGTCCCCCAGGTACTGGGCAGCCCCGAGTGGCCGCGCCGCCTGTTCGCGGGCGTGGTGGGCGGGCTGATCGTGTGGCGCAGCGGGCACCTCGCGCTGGGCATTCTGGGCGGCTTCGCGGCGTACTGGGTGGTGCGGGCACTGGGAGGATGA
- a CDS encoding AzlC family ABC transporter permease — protein MLAPAPLSPFWPAFWRGFRVMTPLWLGMVPFAAAYAVTARASGLSVWETQLMSLTVFAGASQFAAAGLFAGYGAVGGASALGIVATTALLNVRHLLYGLSLSRQVPLTRPQRLLAAQFLTDEAYGMVTVRGQDEPGGPGFGYLLGAELSLYVVWNAATLLGAVGGAVLPSPEALGVGVIFPLAFLGLLVPMLRGRVTVLVALVSGLAAWGLSRVLPGGVVVLLAGVGGALLGAGLSGRTSVGREAGA, from the coding sequence ATGCTTGCGCCTGCCCCGTTGTCGCCGTTCTGGCCCGCCTTCTGGCGCGGCTTTCGCGTCATGACGCCTCTGTGGCTGGGCATGGTGCCTTTCGCAGCGGCCTACGCGGTCACGGCGCGGGCCTCGGGCCTGAGCGTGTGGGAAACGCAGCTGATGAGCCTGACGGTGTTCGCGGGGGCCTCGCAGTTCGCGGCGGCGGGGCTGTTCGCGGGCTACGGAGCGGTGGGTGGGGCCTCGGCGCTGGGCATTGTCGCCACCACCGCGCTGTTGAACGTCCGGCACCTGTTGTACGGCCTGAGTCTGTCGCGGCAGGTGCCGCTGACCCGGCCGCAACGCCTGCTCGCCGCGCAGTTTCTGACCGACGAGGCCTACGGGATGGTCACGGTCAGGGGGCAGGACGAGCCAGGCGGCCCAGGCTTCGGCTACCTGCTGGGCGCCGAACTCAGCCTGTACGTGGTCTGGAACGCGGCCACGCTGCTGGGGGCCGTGGGCGGCGCAGTGCTGCCCTCGCCGGAAGCACTTGGCGTGGGCGTGATCTTTCCGCTGGCCTTTCTGGGCCTGCTGGTGCCGATGCTGCGCGGGCGGGTGACCGTGCTGGTGGCGCTGGTATCGGGACTGGCGGCCTGGGGCCTGTCGCGCGTGCTGCCGGGCGGCGTGGTGGTCCTGCTGGCCGGGGTGGGCGGAGCGCTGCTGGGCGCAGGGCTGAGCGGCCGGACGTCAGTGGGCCGCGAGGCGGGCGCGTGA
- a CDS encoding alpha/beta fold hydrolase — protein MTRLRPRHRTRLVLPPRVRFWAGVLLALVTGYLIALAQSAVVRPPLVVGQDGVPPAGGAVGVTSTLENQGGVFINIRPAGEARTLLVYYPGGLVRPQAYEWLGRALAADGVQTVIPAFPLDLAVTGINRADVLIRKFGGDKTVVLAGHSLGGAMAAQYAKSHTEQLAGLVLMGAYPAGNVSLRDTRLPVLSLLAELDGVAAPADVRGGLSRLPASARLTVIPGAVHSFFGRYGPQKNDGLPTVTRAVAEAAVLKEIRAFIRDLPAT, from the coding sequence ATGACCCGTCTGCGTCCCCGTCACCGGACCCGCCTCGTCCTGCCGCCGCGCGTGCGGTTCTGGGCGGGAGTGCTGCTGGCCCTGGTGACCGGGTATCTGATTGCCCTGGCCCAGAGCGCCGTCGTGCGTCCCCCGCTGGTCGTTGGGCAGGATGGGGTGCCGCCAGCGGGAGGGGCGGTGGGCGTGACCTCTACCCTGGAAAACCAGGGCGGCGTGTTCATTAACATCCGGCCAGCCGGCGAGGCGAGGACGCTGCTGGTGTATTACCCCGGCGGCCTCGTGCGCCCACAGGCCTACGAGTGGCTGGGCCGTGCGCTGGCCGCCGACGGTGTGCAGACCGTGATTCCAGCCTTTCCCCTGGACCTCGCTGTGACGGGGATTAACCGCGCCGACGTGCTGATCCGCAAGTTCGGTGGGGACAAGACGGTGGTTCTTGCGGGCCACTCGCTGGGCGGGGCGATGGCCGCGCAATACGCCAAAAGCCACACCGAACAACTGGCCGGGCTGGTGTTGATGGGCGCGTATCCGGCGGGCAACGTGAGCCTCCGGGACACCCGCCTCCCCGTACTGTCGCTGCTGGCCGAACTGGACGGCGTGGCCGCCCCCGCCGATGTGCGCGGCGGCCTGAGCCGCCTGCCTGCCAGTGCCCGGCTGACGGTGATTCCCGGTGCGGTGCACAGCTTTTTCGGACGCTACGGTCCCCAGAAGAACGACGGCCTGCCCACGGTGACCCGTGCGGTGGCCGAAGCGGCGGTTCTGAAGGAGATCAGGGCGTTTATCCGTGACTTGCCCGCGACATAG
- a CDS encoding MFS transporter small subunit, with amino-acid sequence MTNRTEPPTEQPSPVTYLAWLVPGIPLVWGVWQTLLKVAQLFQ; translated from the coding sequence ATGACCAACCGAACCGAGCCGCCCACCGAACAGCCCTCGCCCGTAACCTACCTCGCGTGGCTGGTTCCCGGCATTCCCCTGGTATGGGGCGTGTGGCAGACCCTGCTCAAGGTGGCCCAGCTTTTTCAGTAA
- a CDS encoding OFA family MFS transporter, with the protein MGFLDREHSVAGPGWSRWLVPPAALAVHLSIGQIYAYSVFNKPLSRLISGDVTAETGAAGDWSLFQVGLIFSVALFFLGASSALFGKWVEREGPRKTMFASALLFCGGFLIAALGVRLHMLWLVILGNGVIGGIGLGLGYISPVSTLIKWFPDRPGLATGMAIMGFGGGALIGSPLGTALMARFTGDGTLGVGSTFLIMGAVYFLFMVFGALMVRVPAEGWAPAGYVPKVNAAGGMISNHNVLVDQAFRTPQFWLLFTVLFLNVTAGIGVLGQASVMIQEMFSDKVLGTGNGVTAAAAAGFVGLLSIFNMAGRFFWSTTSDRLGRKPTYMIFFALGTVLYFLIPMFGNMASLVLFVAGFCIILSMYGGGFATVPAYLRDLFGTANVGAIHGRLLLAWSAAAIAGPTLVNGFRDSQIKAGIPAAQAYSTVMYIMAGLLVIGFIANLLIRPVASRYWAAAPAGQSPLPTSPAADD; encoded by the coding sequence ATGGGATTTTTGGACCGTGAACATTCCGTCGCCGGGCCGGGCTGGAGCCGCTGGCTGGTTCCGCCGGCCGCACTGGCCGTTCATCTGAGCATTGGGCAGATCTACGCCTATTCGGTGTTCAACAAGCCCCTCTCGCGGCTGATCAGCGGTGACGTCACGGCCGAAACAGGGGCGGCGGGCGACTGGTCGCTGTTCCAGGTGGGCCTGATCTTCAGCGTGGCGCTGTTCTTCCTAGGCGCGAGTTCTGCGCTGTTCGGCAAATGGGTGGAGCGCGAAGGCCCGCGCAAGACCATGTTCGCCAGCGCCCTGCTGTTCTGCGGCGGCTTCCTGATTGCGGCCCTGGGGGTCCGACTGCACATGCTGTGGCTGGTGATTCTGGGCAACGGGGTGATCGGCGGGATCGGCCTGGGCCTGGGGTACATCAGTCCGGTCAGCACACTGATCAAATGGTTTCCGGACCGGCCCGGACTGGCCACCGGCATGGCGATCATGGGCTTTGGCGGCGGGGCGCTGATCGGCAGCCCTCTGGGCACGGCGCTGATGGCCCGGTTTACCGGCGACGGCACCCTGGGCGTCGGCTCGACGTTCCTGATCATGGGCGCGGTCTACTTCCTGTTCATGGTGTTCGGCGCACTGATGGTGCGCGTTCCCGCCGAGGGCTGGGCACCGGCAGGATACGTGCCCAAGGTCAATGCGGCAGGCGGCATGATCTCCAACCACAATGTACTGGTCGATCAGGCGTTCCGCACCCCACAGTTCTGGTTGCTGTTCACGGTGCTGTTCCTGAACGTGACTGCCGGCATCGGCGTGCTCGGGCAGGCCAGCGTCATGATTCAGGAGATGTTCAGCGACAAGGTGCTGGGGACCGGCAACGGGGTTACGGCTGCCGCCGCCGCCGGGTTCGTGGGCCTGCTGAGCATCTTCAATATGGCGGGCCGCTTTTTCTGGTCCACCACCAGCGACCGGCTGGGGCGCAAGCCCACCTACATGATCTTCTTCGCACTGGGAACTGTGCTGTATTTCCTGATTCCCATGTTCGGCAACATGGCCAGCCTGGTGCTGTTCGTGGCCGGCTTCTGCATCATCCTGAGCATGTACGGCGGCGGCTTTGCCACCGTGCCCGCCTACCTGCGCGACCTGTTCGGGACCGCCAACGTGGGGGCCATCCACGGCCGGCTGCTGCTGGCCTGGAGCGCGGCGGCCATCGCCGGCCCCACCCTGGTCAACGGCTTTCGCGACAGCCAGATCAAGGCCGGCATTCCCGCCGCCCAGGCGTACTCGACCGTCATGTACATCATGGCCGGCCTGCTGGTCATCGGTTTTATCGCCAACCTGTTGATCCGCCCGGTGGCCAGCCGCTACTGGGCGGCCGCACCAGCGGGCCAGAGTCCCCTGCCCACTTCACCCGCCGCCGACGACTGA
- a CDS encoding formate dehydrogenase accessory sulfurtransferase FdhD, with translation MEAEGIVHLPVGLYRAGGWFRRTDAVAVEEPLELRLHTPDRELPLGVLMRTPGHDRELLLGWLVSEGLWPQAFTLDADPENPNVWHLHTPEHERLAAGARLAVSSSACGVCGSGSVEQLLNRASPPSWTAGPLGAAQLAGLPERLRETQAGFQETGGLHGAALFSPAGTLLCSREDVGRHNAVDKAVGAQVHRLPLTNHVLVVSSRAGFEIVQKAVTAGIGAVVAVGAATSLAVDTAAAFEVTLCGFAREGRFTVYAGADRVRGLDG, from the coding sequence ATGGAAGCGGAGGGCATCGTCCATCTGCCCGTCGGGTTGTACCGGGCCGGCGGCTGGTTTCGCCGCACCGACGCCGTCGCCGTCGAGGAACCGCTGGAACTGCGCCTGCACACCCCGGACCGCGAACTGCCGCTGGGCGTGCTGATGCGGACGCCCGGCCATGACCGCGAACTGCTGCTGGGCTGGCTGGTCTCGGAGGGCCTGTGGCCGCAGGCATTCACCCTGGACGCCGATCCGGAGAACCCCAACGTGTGGCACCTGCACACCCCAGAGCATGAGCGGCTGGCGGCGGGGGCCAGACTGGCCGTGTCATCGAGCGCCTGTGGCGTCTGCGGTTCGGGCAGCGTGGAGCAACTGTTGAACCGGGCGTCTCCCCCATCCTGGACGGCGGGGCCGCTGGGCGCCGCACAGCTGGCCGGATTGCCGGAGCGGCTGCGCGAAACCCAGGCTGGTTTTCAGGAGACGGGCGGGCTGCACGGCGCGGCGCTGTTCTCCCCGGCAGGCACCCTGCTGTGCTCGCGCGAGGATGTCGGGCGGCACAACGCTGTGGACAAGGCGGTGGGCGCACAGGTTCACCGCCTCCCCCTGACCAACCACGTGCTGGTCGTGAGCAGCCGCGCGGGCTTCGAGATCGTGCAGAAGGCCGTGACCGCCGGAATCGGAGCGGTGGTGGCCGTGGGGGCGGCGACCAGTCTCGCGGTGGACACGGCGGCCGCCTTCGAGGTCACGCTGTGTGGCTTTGCCAGGGAAGGCCGCTTCACGGTGTATGCCGGAGCAGATCGGGTGCGGGGACTTGATGGCTGA
- a CDS encoding DUF1641 domain-containing protein yields the protein MARALDFTPRDPTPQERLHSTVEDSTAALEEGLYVLRQLHEHGVLDVLGKTVRGGEGLIASLLHITGGESGTTLLRNATELGKTLATLDPREVSVLGSAVTTGVHEGARHVAAGKGIGVGELLGLLRDRDVQVALGALMAVLKGAGRALREANGEATPTANQAEVGR from the coding sequence ATGGCCAGAGCGCTTGACTTCACGCCCCGCGACCCGACGCCGCAGGAGCGCCTGCATTCAACCGTCGAAGATTCGACCGCCGCGCTGGAAGAGGGGCTGTACGTCCTGCGACAGCTGCACGAGCACGGCGTGCTGGACGTGCTGGGTAAGACCGTGCGCGGCGGGGAGGGGTTGATCGCGTCGCTGCTGCACATCACTGGCGGGGAGAGCGGCACCACCCTGCTGCGCAATGCCACGGAACTGGGCAAGACGCTGGCCACCCTTGACCCGCGCGAGGTCAGCGTTCTGGGCAGCGCCGTGACCACGGGCGTGCACGAGGGTGCCCGGCACGTTGCCGCCGGCAAGGGCATCGGGGTGGGCGAGCTATTGGGCCTGCTCAGGGACCGGGACGTGCAGGTGGCACTGGGCGCGCTGATGGCCGTCCTGAAGGGTGCAGGCCGCGCCCTGCGCGAGGCGAACGGCGAGGCCACGCCGACCGCCAACCAGGCCGAGGTGGGCCGCTGA